In one window of Neofelis nebulosa isolate mNeoNeb1 chromosome 15, mNeoNeb1.pri, whole genome shotgun sequence DNA:
- the LOC131495907 gene encoding ankyrin repeat domain-containing protein 26-like isoform X2, producing the protein MLKNSLQNSNPGADKNAEEDSITRLSDKPGLDDSWSTSASQDLDFGTKNVPKSRIAKLLHSSWQFIKNMRPKRGTMKPEDGTLSEDNNPDSENKNMAETLSKPPVRVYGDPVPVLPSSKSLLKPSRKTLAVLGLAKVSCFVLYCPHPIPSSCSL; encoded by the exons atgctTAAAAATTCTTTGCAAAACAGCAATCCTG gagcagataagaatgctgaggaagactctataaccag gctttccgACAAACCTGGTCTTGATGATTCATGGTCTACATCAGCTAGccaagacttagattttggtaccaag aatgtcccGAAATCACGCATAGCAAAGCTACTGCATTCTTCTTGGCAATTCATTAAAAACA TGAGACCAAAACGTGGCACTATGAAACCAGAAGATGGAACCTTATCTGAGGACAACAATCctgattctgaaaataaaaatatggctgAAACTCTTTCCAAACCACCAGTCAGAGTTTATGGCGATCCTGTTCCTGTTTTACCATCATCTAAATCTCTTCTGAAACCTTCTCGCAAGACGTTAGCTGTCCTTGGTCTTGCAAAGGTAAGTTGTTTCGTTTTATACTGCCCCCACCCCATACCATCCTCTTGCTCCTTATAA
- the LOC131495907 gene encoding ankyrin repeat domain-containing protein 26-like isoform X3 has translation MLKNSLQNSNPGADKNAEEDSITRLSDKPGLDDSWSTSASQDLDFGTKNVPKSRIAKLLHSSWQFIKNMRPKRGTMKPEDGTLSEDNNPDSENKNMAETLSKPPVRVYGDPVPVLPSSKSLLKPSRKTLAVLGLAKRE, from the exons atgctTAAAAATTCTTTGCAAAACAGCAATCCTG gagcagataagaatgctgaggaagactctataaccag gctttccgACAAACCTGGTCTTGATGATTCATGGTCTACATCAGCTAGccaagacttagattttggtaccaag aatgtcccGAAATCACGCATAGCAAAGCTACTGCATTCTTCTTGGCAATTCATTAAAAACA TGAGACCAAAACGTGGCACTATGAAACCAGAAGATGGAACCTTATCTGAGGACAACAATCctgattctgaaaataaaaatatggctgAAACTCTTTCCAAACCACCAGTCAGAGTTTATGGCGATCCTGTTCCTGTTTTACCATCATCTAAATCTCTTCTGAAACCTTCTCGCAAGACGTTAGCTGTCCTTGGTCTTGCAAAG agagagtga